One window from the genome of Ananas comosus cultivar F153 linkage group 13, ASM154086v1, whole genome shotgun sequence encodes:
- the LOC109719140 gene encoding uncharacterized protein LOC109719140 translates to MMSASLPSATIRPSASLFFFHHPKLPQTAASSQKTHFLLLSTAAPNSWPLPTIPCLSSSSSSSLSPQEEEGKGKTERGGYEGTVEDLTVPQDWLVPSKALQESEWLRETLHKWLDDEYCPEPTNEEISRTAARSFYESLMAKQTDLGDILLKMVGELETLSYQQSFHGPFSSANAAVRLITLRMDSATRQ, encoded by the exons ATGATGAGCGCTTCACTCCCTTCTGCCACAATTAGGCCGTCTGCCTCTTTGTTCTTCTTCCACCACCCAAAACTCCCCCAGACAGCAGCATCTTCTCAGAAAACccacttcctcctcctctccacaGCTGCTCCAAATTCATGGCCCCTCCCAACAATTCCCTGCCtctcctcatcttcatcttcctcacTGAGCCCACAAGAGgaggaaggaaaaggaaaaacagAGAGGGGTGGTTATGAGGGCACAGTTGAGGATCTTACAGTTCCTCAGGATTGGTTAGTCCCTTCAAAAGCCCTTCAG GAATCAGAATGGCTCAGAGAGACTCTCCACAAATGGCTCGACGACGAGTACTGTCCCGAGCCAACCAACGAAGAGATTAGCAGAACCGCGGCACGCTCGTTCTACGAATCTCTGATGGCGAAACAGACTGATTTGGGTGACATATTGCTGAAGATGGTTGGAGAATTGGAAACTCTTTCTTACCAGCAGAGCTTCCATGGGCCGTTTTCGTCAGCTAATGCGGCCGTTCGCCTGATAACGTTACGAATGGATTCAGCAACTCGGCAATAG
- the LOC109719042 gene encoding acyl carrier protein 1, chloroplastic-like, which yields MASITGSAISFAAPALRRSQAVNKLSSLNSVSFFSARKSFPSIGSAPLRLQISCAAKKETLDKVCEIVKKQLALADGTAVTGESKFTELGADSLDTVEIVMGLEEAFEISVDEGSAQEIATVQDAADLIEQLVEAKA from the exons ATGGCCTCCATCACCGGATCCGCGATCTCCTTCGCCGCCCCCGCGTTGCGGCGGAGCCAG GCAGTTAACAAGCTATCAAGTCTGAATTCAGTCTCTTTCTTCAGTGCAAGGAAGAGTTTTCCATCCATCGGTTCGGCTCCGTTACGGCTTCAGATTTCTTGTGCT GCCAAAAAGGAGACTCTGGACAAGGTGTGTGAAATAGTGAAGAAGCAGTTAGCACTAGCTGACGGAACTGCTGTAACTGGAGAATCAAAGTTTACTGAACTCGGGGCTGATTCACTGGATACC GTTGAGATCGTGATGGGTCTCGAGGAGGCATTCGAGATCAGCGTGGACGAAGGTAGCGCCCAGGAGATCGCAACGGTGCAGGACGCGGCCGATCTCATTGAGCAGCTCGTCGAGGCAAAGGCATAG